In Opitutaceae bacterium TAV5, one genomic interval encodes:
- a CDS encoding alpha-L-rhamnosidase, with protein sequence MNPLYERKRPSCLDTKWELGAGLIWMSGETLFFENPKNRTMRFRKTFHLGFAPVSSELRVFADTHYQLSINGRRFGRGPGRSDPTWTYYDRYDAVPLLQEGDNTIAVLVLFQGFGTGARISIMQGLLFQLVIRGANGETCVVVSDPAWKALPAAGFVRLTPRLHGPLGCIEVQDTRLSLPEWVLPDFDDSGWSATGYIKSDLAVTPWYHFVENPLPRREERDVDACPRVRHAFADFSTPAIEALGEPRPFPLADTANPEASFPIKIPPAITPATARIVTIGFDRIEAGFFRLEIEGTAGAVIDALFSDSIAPGDIIPKPEQARILTSRWILRGGRQTLEVAFNWLAFRHVQLWIWSAAPVTLHRAWVRTLYYPLPQVEGFTCDDPLLTRLDAICAHSIRLCCQDGIIDSPSREQQQWIGDARKTAVFNHHRWGDAKLHRNLIEQIGQGMDWAGSMVPRYPSGNRNVSPIPSFSLDWICAFEDLYQFSGDDSLLTDWWPNILRAIRWFSAFERAADGLLDQVPHWLYIDLGEGLGGRGLGTGKILTTLNLQYLAALRAVAGYAKRLGDAGALAWFDGKAAQLAQSIREHLWAARGYADARSDERFTSGFSEVTAAHALLHLEAPGSERAGTILAEVFGDNSTAVPSSPFSMHVVLQSLRLHSQEQRALDIIRRRYAPMLEAGATATWEHWTVAWKNPETGYPQCASSCHAWGAAPLAFFTSAILGIRPLAPGWQHVEVRPFCGDLAHASGACLLPQGLLQVRWKNEAGQFTLHVVTPESAHPLQGDIVMPDGQRHPLQTGTFSCL encoded by the coding sequence ATGAACCCTCTCTACGAACGCAAGCGTCCGTCGTGTCTCGATACGAAATGGGAGCTTGGCGCAGGGCTGATCTGGATGAGCGGCGAGACACTCTTTTTTGAGAACCCGAAGAATCGCACCATGCGGTTTCGGAAAACGTTTCACCTCGGATTCGCTCCCGTTTCCTCGGAACTGCGCGTTTTTGCCGATACGCATTACCAGCTTTCGATCAATGGCCGGCGCTTCGGGCGTGGGCCGGGACGCAGCGACCCGACCTGGACTTATTATGATCGCTACGACGCCGTCCCGCTTCTCCAGGAGGGAGACAACACCATTGCCGTGCTCGTCCTCTTCCAGGGATTCGGGACGGGAGCGCGCATCAGCATCATGCAAGGCTTGCTGTTCCAGCTCGTGATTCGCGGCGCCAATGGCGAAACCTGCGTCGTTGTCAGCGATCCGGCCTGGAAGGCGTTGCCCGCCGCCGGGTTCGTCCGCCTCACGCCGCGTCTGCATGGTCCGCTCGGTTGTATCGAAGTTCAGGATACTCGCCTGTCGCTCCCTGAATGGGTTTTGCCCGATTTCGACGATTCCGGCTGGTCGGCGACTGGCTACATCAAATCCGATCTCGCCGTGACCCCGTGGTATCATTTTGTCGAGAATCCGCTTCCACGGCGCGAGGAGCGGGATGTCGATGCCTGCCCGCGCGTGCGTCACGCGTTTGCCGATTTTTCAACCCCGGCCATTGAAGCACTCGGCGAACCGCGCCCATTCCCTCTCGCCGACACCGCGAACCCGGAGGCCTCGTTCCCCATAAAAATCCCCCCGGCGATCACGCCGGCCACGGCACGCATCGTCACGATCGGCTTCGATCGTATCGAGGCCGGATTTTTCCGGCTCGAAATCGAGGGAACGGCGGGAGCCGTGATCGATGCGTTGTTTTCCGATTCCATCGCCCCCGGCGACATCATTCCCAAGCCCGAACAAGCGCGCATCCTCACGAGTCGCTGGATACTGCGCGGCGGACGGCAAACCCTGGAAGTGGCATTCAACTGGCTCGCCTTCCGGCACGTGCAACTCTGGATCTGGTCCGCTGCGCCTGTCACGCTGCACCGTGCCTGGGTGCGCACGCTTTACTATCCGCTACCGCAAGTCGAGGGTTTCACGTGCGACGATCCGTTGCTCACCCGTCTCGATGCGATTTGTGCCCACAGCATCCGGCTCTGCTGCCAGGACGGCATTATCGACAGCCCATCCCGCGAACAACAGCAATGGATCGGCGATGCGCGCAAGACCGCCGTCTTCAATCATCACCGCTGGGGCGATGCGAAACTGCACCGCAATCTCATCGAACAGATCGGCCAGGGGATGGACTGGGCGGGATCAATGGTGCCGCGCTACCCCTCGGGTAACCGCAACGTCAGCCCCATCCCCTCTTTCTCGCTCGACTGGATTTGTGCCTTCGAAGATCTGTATCAGTTTTCCGGTGACGACAGTTTATTGACCGATTGGTGGCCCAACATCCTGCGGGCGATACGCTGGTTTTCCGCTTTCGAGCGCGCCGCGGATGGCCTGCTCGACCAGGTGCCGCACTGGCTCTATATCGACCTGGGCGAGGGGCTCGGTGGCCGCGGCCTTGGCACGGGAAAAATCCTCACCACGCTCAACCTGCAATATCTCGCCGCCCTGCGCGCGGTCGCCGGATACGCGAAACGTCTCGGTGATGCCGGAGCCCTCGCGTGGTTCGATGGCAAGGCCGCGCAACTGGCGCAGTCCATCCGCGAGCATCTTTGGGCGGCCCGCGGCTACGCGGACGCGCGCTCGGACGAACGGTTCACGTCCGGATTCTCCGAGGTGACGGCGGCGCATGCCTTGTTGCACCTCGAGGCGCCGGGAAGCGAACGTGCCGGGACAATCCTCGCGGAGGTTTTCGGTGATAACTCGACGGCGGTTCCTTCCAGCCCATTCTCCATGCATGTAGTATTACAATCGTTACGCCTGCATTCACAGGAGCAGCGCGCGCTCGACATCATCCGCCGGCGCTATGCTCCGATGCTTGAAGCCGGTGCGACCGCGACATGGGAACATTGGACGGTAGCGTGGAAAAACCCGGAGACCGGCTATCCGCAATGCGCCTCCTCATGCCACGCCTGGGGGGCGGCCCCGCTGGCGTTTTTTACCAGCGCCATCCTCGGCATCCGTCCGCTCGCCCCCGGCTGGCAACACGTGGAGGTGCGTCCGTTCTGTGGAGACCTTGCTCATGCATCCGGTGCCTGCCTGCTCCCGCAAGGCTTGTTGCAAGTGCGTTGGAAAAACGAAGCAGGACAATTCACGCTTCATGTCGTCACGCCCGAATCTGCGCACCCCCTACAAGGCGATATCGTGATGCCGGATGGCCAACGCCACCCTCTGCAGACAGGAACATTTTCCTGCCTATAA
- a CDS encoding lipolytic protein G-D-S-L family, with the protein MKTKSLLFSFAVLLPMFASGLFGAPPVKSPMLVQLESQVVEVPGLPRVLILGDSISIGYTQRARKRLDGIAVVRRPPVNCGSTMTGLENIDQWLDGKRWDVIHFNWGLHDLRYRNPRKQSTIDGLRQNVPPAEYEKNLRELVVKIKAASDVQIFATTTPIPEKQKQTEIRIQTDVDSYNEIALRVMREAGVLVNDLNAVAKGREAELMPPNDIHFSPAGYEVLADAVASTIKKVIQAKVAPK; encoded by the coding sequence ATGAAAACCAAATCGCTGTTATTCTCCTTCGCGGTTTTGCTCCCGATGTTCGCAAGCGGGCTGTTTGGCGCGCCGCCGGTGAAATCGCCCATGCTCGTGCAACTCGAATCGCAAGTCGTGGAGGTTCCCGGCCTCCCCCGCGTCCTGATTTTGGGCGACTCGATTTCGATCGGCTACACGCAGCGCGCGCGGAAACGTCTGGACGGCATCGCCGTTGTGCGTCGCCCGCCGGTCAACTGCGGCTCCACCATGACGGGTCTGGAGAACATTGACCAGTGGCTGGACGGGAAACGCTGGGACGTCATCCACTTCAACTGGGGCCTGCATGACCTCCGCTACCGGAATCCCCGCAAGCAAAGCACCATCGACGGCCTCCGCCAAAATGTGCCACCTGCCGAATACGAAAAAAACCTTCGCGAGCTGGTCGTGAAAATCAAGGCGGCTTCGGACGTGCAAATTTTTGCCACGACCACGCCCATCCCGGAAAAACAGAAACAAACCGAGATACGGATTCAGACGGATGTGGACAGCTACAACGAAATCGCCCTGCGCGTGATGCGGGAGGCGGGCGTTCTGGTCAACGACCTGAACGCGGTGGCCAAGGGACGCGAGGCGGAGTTGATGCCGCCCAATGACATTCACTTTTCGCCGGCAGGCTATGAGGTGCTGGCGGATGCCGTGGCGTCCACGATCAAAAAAGTGATTCAAGCCAAGGTCGCGCCCAAATGA
- a CDS encoding alpha-1,2-mannosidase — MGTNVMAAEAAGQVFDVADFGAVADGRTDCGPAFRRAIAAAVAAGPGSVVKVSAGTWRLLPDGEEMSCVPVSRARQLTIRGEPGKTELVIGAPHTGVFTLDQCDETTISGFIIDYDPLPFTQGQIVAVDYKAGTFDLKIDHGFPQLAEPMFTRLTRSWGMIMDSQTRRLKSGAPDFVYVDLAFTTETGNKGVWRLRPETKDMPKLRFMATGDRFVQLARGGRAAFFLTANRNCRVEDIIVYSSPASSVTSVGNDALTVRGLQVRIRPGTDRLISTDADGVHCQQNIKGPLIENGEFEGMADDAINIYAPAVVVREVSSPTRIRVSGYAGSIKAGDKLQIIEPGSGTVKGEALVSQIQPAPGAKGTLWTLDFATPVPELRAGENSRTADTLYNLSRCGAGYVIRNNRFLHFRGRAVLLRAGDGIVENNTFVAPSANSIVMANEPDWPEGPMPWQITIRRNTFQGGGDIPVNIISYRLGHQPAEGRSLRGVTIENNRFFNPAGTAIRLQSTGDIAIRDNRIELQPGSPRPRRTDPLVSVNNSENVVIENLTVDDPDRKSDAAVHIDALTAKGEAGVRIDNLRASPASAGHPPVSDMRKDSR; from the coding sequence ATGGGGACTAACGTAATGGCTGCCGAAGCCGCCGGACAGGTGTTCGATGTGGCAGATTTCGGAGCAGTTGCGGACGGACGGACGGATTGCGGACCAGCCTTTCGGCGCGCCATTGCCGCGGCTGTGGCCGCGGGTCCCGGTTCGGTTGTCAAGGTCAGTGCCGGCACCTGGCGCCTGCTGCCGGACGGGGAGGAAATGTCCTGCGTTCCTGTTTCCCGTGCGCGGCAACTGACAATTCGCGGCGAACCAGGCAAAACGGAGTTGGTGATCGGTGCTCCGCACACCGGTGTCTTCACCCTGGACCAGTGTGACGAAACCACGATCAGCGGGTTCATCATCGATTACGACCCGCTTCCCTTCACCCAGGGTCAAATCGTTGCAGTCGACTACAAAGCAGGTACTTTCGATCTGAAAATCGACCACGGTTTTCCGCAGCTTGCCGAACCGATGTTCACCCGGCTCACCCGGAGCTGGGGCATGATCATGGACAGCCAGACACGCCGACTCAAATCCGGAGCGCCCGACTTCGTTTATGTGGACCTCGCCTTCACCACCGAAACCGGGAACAAAGGCGTCTGGCGTCTCAGGCCCGAAACCAAAGACATGCCCAAACTCCGCTTCATGGCGACCGGCGACCGATTCGTGCAACTGGCACGTGGAGGCCGCGCCGCCTTTTTTCTGACCGCCAACCGCAATTGCCGGGTGGAAGACATCATCGTTTACAGCAGCCCCGCCAGTTCCGTGACCTCCGTCGGCAACGACGCCCTCACCGTCCGCGGCCTCCAGGTGCGCATCCGCCCCGGTACTGACCGCCTCATTTCAACCGACGCCGACGGCGTGCATTGCCAGCAAAATATCAAAGGCCCGCTCATCGAAAACGGCGAGTTCGAAGGCATGGCCGACGACGCGATCAACATCTACGCCCCCGCCGTTGTCGTTCGCGAGGTCAGCTCGCCGACCCGGATTCGGGTCAGTGGATACGCAGGCTCCATCAAAGCCGGCGACAAGCTCCAGATCATCGAACCCGGAAGCGGCACCGTGAAAGGCGAGGCGCTGGTGTCGCAAATCCAGCCCGCGCCGGGCGCGAAGGGGACACTCTGGACACTCGATTTCGCCACGCCCGTGCCGGAGCTCCGGGCCGGGGAAAATTCCAGGACCGCCGACACCCTCTATAACCTGAGCCGGTGCGGAGCCGGGTATGTCATTCGCAACAACCGGTTTCTTCATTTTCGCGGACGAGCCGTGCTGTTGCGGGCGGGTGACGGTATTGTGGAAAACAATACATTTGTCGCGCCCTCGGCCAACAGCATCGTCATGGCCAACGAACCCGACTGGCCGGAGGGCCCCATGCCGTGGCAGATAACGATCCGCCGCAATACCTTTCAGGGAGGGGGGGATATCCCCGTTAACATCATAAGCTACCGCCTCGGCCACCAACCGGCTGAAGGGCGTTCATTGCGCGGCGTCACCATCGAGAACAACCGCTTTTTCAATCCTGCGGGCACAGCGATCCGCCTCCAGTCAACCGGCGACATTGCTATTCGCGACAACCGGATCGAGCTGCAACCAGGCTCCCCCCGTCCCCGTCGCACCGATCCTCTCGTATCGGTGAACAACAGCGAAAACGTGGTCATTGAGAATCTGACGGTCGATGATCCGGATCGAAAGAGCGACGCCGCCGTCCACATCGACGCGCTGACGGCAAAAGGTGAAGCCGGCGTGCGAATCGACAACCTGCGCGCATCACCCGCAAGCGCCGGACATCCGCCGGTCTCCGATATGCGCAAGGATTCCCGCTGA
- a CDS encoding type II secretion protein, with product MHHKISNRIAGFTLVELLTVIAIIGILAAIIIPVAGKVRDSARNAQCLSNLRQTGVAARLYIEDNKGMSPPTSSVYSDKLWPYAYSIPLRSRTSPQDELPDNLAGTIFECPKAGSDTVTPRRSYGMNGKLGQPLVKIDEVDGKPINAIRMANVTIPSQAPFFGDSKGSSAFYGKFANPRHNGKANICFADGHAASVILTEEMLTNDNHSFWKGEIPKP from the coding sequence ATGCATCACAAAATCAGTAACCGCATCGCCGGATTCACCCTTGTCGAGCTGTTGACCGTGATCGCCATCATCGGCATTCTCGCCGCCATCATCATCCCTGTCGCCGGAAAAGTGCGTGATTCCGCCCGAAACGCCCAATGCCTCAGCAACCTCCGGCAGACCGGAGTGGCCGCCCGACTTTACATTGAAGACAACAAAGGCATGTCGCCACCGACGAGCAGCGTCTATTCCGACAAGCTTTGGCCCTACGCTTATTCCATCCCCCTCAGGAGTCGCACCTCACCCCAGGATGAGCTGCCCGATAATCTGGCCGGCACGATCTTCGAATGCCCCAAGGCCGGGAGTGACACCGTCACTCCCAGACGCAGTTACGGGATGAACGGCAAGCTGGGCCAGCCGCTTGTCAAAATCGACGAGGTGGATGGAAAGCCGATAAACGCCATTCGGATGGCAAATGTCACGATTCCCTCACAAGCTCCATTTTTCGGTGACTCGAAAGGTAGCAGCGCCTTTTACGGCAAGTTCGCCAATCCGCGCCATAACGGCAAAGCCAATATCTGCTTTGCCGATGGCCATGCCGCCTCCGTCATCTTGACGGAAGAAATGCTCACCAATGACAACCACAGTTTCTGGAAAGGGGAGATTCCCAAACCCTGA
- a CDS encoding sodium transporter — MKLHPVDIVVIIVYFALTVALALRISRRNKNADRYFLGGRDFPGWAIGISFVGAMISSVTFIALPADSFKTAWVRYVPYLGFPLLILISVYVFIPFFRRGTITSAYQYLSLRFGPSISAYGACVFLVAQIIRTASVVYLMAVLMAALTGLSVEGSILIAGGITALYTVKGGFEAVIWTDVIQTFVLVLGAVVIIAVIIWNVPGGFWEILREAMAADKFSIKDLNPATGALEPIATGFSFTEKTVTMLILVGLTQYIAGKLNQESVQRWCSSRSSREATKSMVVLGACSLPVWAAFMFMGTALWVYYQHFPDETSLGILGSTLKAEGILPHFIITVLPPGLSGVVISAALAAAMSTLSSAINSGSMVLVHDLYKKYLVKTRDDRHYLRAGRLASLLVSALMVGGAFVFHLSNTKTLNDFTIIITAILGGGIAGMFLFGMLCRRGDARAVLAGIAATVAFTIYALLMQYGALPRVFDPYYTSIIGNVIMVVVCYAASLVFRTRPRDLTNLTIWDRTPGSVR; from the coding sequence GTGAAACTCCACCCCGTCGACATCGTTGTCATCATCGTCTACTTCGCACTGACCGTGGCGCTCGCCTTGCGGATTTCGCGGCGCAACAAAAATGCCGACCGCTACTTTCTCGGCGGGCGCGACTTTCCCGGCTGGGCCATCGGCATCAGTTTTGTCGGAGCGATGATCAGTTCGGTAACATTTATCGCACTACCCGCCGACAGCTTCAAGACCGCTTGGGTGCGCTATGTGCCCTATCTGGGATTTCCGCTGCTGATCCTGATATCGGTGTATGTGTTCATCCCGTTTTTCCGGCGCGGCACCATCACCTCGGCCTATCAGTATCTTTCGCTGCGCTTCGGTCCTTCGATTTCGGCCTACGGAGCGTGCGTGTTCCTCGTCGCGCAGATCATCCGCACCGCGAGCGTCGTTTACCTGATGGCCGTGCTCATGGCGGCACTGACCGGACTGAGCGTGGAAGGGAGCATCCTGATCGCCGGCGGCATCACCGCGCTCTACACCGTCAAGGGCGGCTTCGAGGCGGTGATCTGGACGGATGTCATCCAGACCTTCGTACTTGTCCTTGGCGCGGTCGTCATCATCGCAGTCATCATCTGGAATGTCCCCGGAGGGTTTTGGGAAATCCTGCGCGAGGCGATGGCCGCGGACAAATTTTCCATCAAGGACCTGAACCCGGCCACCGGAGCGCTCGAACCGATCGCCACCGGTTTTTCGTTCACCGAAAAGACGGTCACGATGCTGATTCTTGTCGGGCTGACCCAATACATCGCGGGCAAGCTGAATCAGGAAAGCGTGCAACGCTGGTGCTCGTCGCGCTCTTCCCGCGAGGCCACGAAGTCGATGGTGGTGCTCGGCGCCTGCTCGCTGCCGGTGTGGGCGGCTTTCATGTTCATGGGCACGGCGCTCTGGGTGTATTACCAGCACTTTCCCGACGAGACCTCGCTGGGCATCCTCGGAAGCACGCTCAAGGCCGAGGGCATCCTGCCGCACTTCATCATCACGGTGCTGCCCCCGGGGCTTTCGGGTGTGGTGATCTCCGCCGCGCTCGCCGCCGCCATGTCCACGCTCAGCAGCGCCATCAACTCCGGCAGCATGGTGCTGGTGCATGATCTCTACAAAAAATACCTGGTGAAAACGCGCGACGACCGGCACTACCTGCGCGCCGGGCGGCTGGCCTCGCTGCTGGTCTCCGCGCTGATGGTCGGCGGGGCGTTTGTGTTTCATCTTTCGAATACAAAAACGCTCAATGATTTCACGATCATCATCACCGCGATTCTCGGCGGCGGCATCGCGGGCATGTTTTTGTTCGGGATGCTGTGCCGCCGCGGTGACGCCCGCGCCGTGCTCGCAGGCATCGCGGCCACGGTGGCGTTCACGATCTACGCGCTGCTCATGCAGTATGGCGCGCTGCCCCGTGTATTCGATCCCTACTACACCTCGATCATCGGCAACGTCATCATGGTGGTCGTCTGCTACGCCGCCTCCCTGGTCTTCAGGACCCGCCCGCGTGACCTGACGAATCTCACCATCTGGGACCGGACGCCGGGATCGGTCCGGTAA
- a CDS encoding glucose-inhibited division protein A, which produces MVKPAVPSSPPSLPRAGARSAAGSTGPAGSAEKNRRFDVIVCGGGPSGVAAALAAARRGCRTLLVERYGFCGGMATAALVNPFSGHAFHDQLAPVGKRASLIGGIFKEVALALHAGGGFGSVLMDAAFDEELLKRIYDAALVEAGVTVRYHTYLTGVRTKTTAGKRITGIDTISKGGPEAFSAEVFVDCSGDGDLAAMAGCPFSVGRPADGLTQAMTVSFRMANVDKRAMAAAGGMRPARALVEPYFQQALAAGELHYPHRNFVHFYDYPRPGVLHFNMTRINRVSGLSAEDLTHAEIEGRRQAFVLGEWLMRNVPWFRDAFVDKVACQVGVRETRHIDGLYTMTMDDIVEARKFPDGITRSRYFIDIHNPTGALDPHQRPNGKGEVRSGFGPPPGDFYEVPYRCLVNAHCPNLLVACRALSASHEASAAVRVMATMHGVGEAAGIAATEAVRRACGVTEIPGEWVRSQIAYMSEPPDYGTPWNVEKNFEQKETKATEMKNEETPMPHPAFCMTDMENRLRMQPVSR; this is translated from the coding sequence ATGGTCAAACCCGCCGTCCCGTCCTCCCCCCCTTCCCTGCCCCGCGCCGGCGCGCGATCCGCGGCGGGTTCGACAGGTCCGGCAGGATCGGCAGAAAAAAACCGGCGCTTCGACGTGATCGTCTGCGGCGGCGGCCCGTCCGGTGTGGCCGCGGCGCTGGCGGCGGCCCGGCGCGGCTGCCGCACGTTGCTGGTGGAGCGTTACGGATTTTGCGGCGGCATGGCGACGGCAGCGCTGGTCAATCCGTTTTCCGGCCACGCATTTCACGACCAGCTCGCTCCGGTCGGGAAACGCGCGTCGTTGATCGGCGGTATTTTCAAGGAGGTCGCACTGGCCCTGCATGCGGGCGGCGGTTTCGGCTCGGTGCTGATGGACGCCGCGTTCGACGAGGAGCTCCTGAAACGCATCTACGACGCCGCGCTCGTCGAGGCCGGCGTCACGGTGCGGTATCACACGTATCTGACCGGCGTCCGGACGAAGACGACTGCGGGCAAACGTATCACTGGAATAGATACGATATCGAAGGGCGGCCCGGAGGCTTTCTCGGCGGAGGTGTTTGTCGATTGCTCCGGCGATGGCGACCTCGCGGCCATGGCCGGATGCCCGTTCAGCGTGGGACGCCCCGCCGACGGGCTCACCCAGGCCATGACGGTCAGTTTTCGCATGGCCAATGTGGACAAGCGGGCGATGGCCGCCGCCGGCGGCATGCGGCCGGCGCGGGCGCTGGTGGAGCCGTACTTCCAGCAGGCGCTGGCGGCGGGCGAACTGCATTACCCGCACCGGAATTTTGTCCACTTTTACGATTACCCGCGTCCGGGTGTGCTGCATTTCAACATGACGCGGATCAACCGCGTTTCGGGCCTCTCGGCGGAGGATCTCACGCATGCGGAAATCGAGGGGCGGCGTCAGGCCTTTGTGTTGGGCGAATGGCTGATGCGCAACGTGCCGTGGTTTCGCGACGCCTTTGTGGACAAGGTGGCGTGTCAGGTCGGCGTGCGCGAAACGCGCCACATCGACGGCCTCTACACGATGACGATGGACGACATCGTGGAGGCGCGAAAATTCCCCGACGGCATCACGCGGTCCCGGTATTTCATTGATATCCACAACCCGACCGGCGCGCTCGACCCGCACCAGCGGCCCAACGGCAAAGGAGAGGTGCGCTCGGGATTCGGCCCGCCGCCGGGCGATTTTTACGAAGTGCCCTACCGGTGTCTGGTCAATGCGCATTGCCCCAATCTGCTCGTGGCCTGCCGCGCGCTCTCGGCCTCGCACGAGGCGTCGGCCGCCGTGCGCGTGATGGCCACCATGCACGGCGTGGGCGAGGCGGCAGGCATTGCCGCGACGGAGGCCGTGCGCCGTGCCTGCGGCGTCACGGAAATCCCCGGCGAATGGGTGCGCTCGCAGATCGCCTACATGAGCGAACCGCCCGATTATGGCACCCCGTGGAATGTGGAGAAAAATTTTGAACAGAAGGAAACGAAGGCAACGGAAATGAAAAACGAAGAAACCCCCATGCCCCATCCGGCTTTCTGTATGACTGACATGGAAAATCGTCTTCGGATGCAACCGGTCTCCCGATGA
- a CDS encoding LacI family transcriptional regulator gives MKGQVSQRDLARLAGVSPMTVSLALRGHPSIPAETRTRIEKLAGEHHYRPDPALAALNAWRIRQAPARFQGTLAWVTGFASRDAWREMIQTKGYYQGACARADQLGYRIEEFWASEPGLSAKRATQILLARGVRGLVIAPLPEAHGRIDLEWNHFSAVALGYSLADPKLHVVMNHQFRNMKQVVERLHGLGYRRIGFAMPSANDERVDHNYLGGFWIARQALPGTGDAADHPLPTLLAPKFEQAIFLEWFREVRPDAIIVAASTVYRVRDWLGELGLRVPRDIGLAVAAVPWQDATISGIDEDVPAIGAHAVETVVGMIHRNEQGVPPRPLSLLLEGIWVAGKTARKVRTRRAAA, from the coding sequence ATGAAAGGGCAAGTTTCCCAACGTGACCTCGCTCGGCTCGCCGGCGTTTCCCCGATGACGGTTTCACTCGCCCTGCGGGGCCATCCCTCGATCCCGGCGGAGACGCGGACGCGCATTGAAAAACTCGCCGGGGAGCATCACTACCGCCCTGATCCTGCGCTGGCCGCACTCAATGCCTGGCGCATCCGGCAAGCGCCCGCCCGCTTCCAGGGGACGCTGGCGTGGGTGACGGGCTTCGCGAGCCGCGATGCCTGGCGCGAGATGATCCAGACCAAGGGCTATTATCAGGGAGCCTGCGCGCGTGCCGACCAGCTCGGCTACCGCATCGAGGAATTCTGGGCCAGCGAACCTGGCCTCTCGGCGAAGCGCGCCACGCAGATCCTGCTCGCGCGCGGCGTGCGCGGTCTCGTCATCGCGCCGCTGCCGGAGGCGCACGGGCGCATCGATCTCGAATGGAACCATTTTTCCGCAGTGGCTCTCGGCTACTCGCTGGCCGACCCCAAGCTCCATGTCGTCATGAACCACCAGTTTCGCAACATGAAGCAGGTCGTGGAGCGGTTGCACGGGCTCGGTTACCGGCGTATCGGTTTTGCCATGCCATCGGCCAACGACGAGCGTGTGGATCACAACTACCTCGGCGGTTTCTGGATCGCCCGGCAGGCTCTCCCGGGCACGGGAGACGCGGCAGATCACCCGCTGCCCACGCTGCTCGCCCCGAAATTTGAACAGGCGATATTTCTGGAGTGGTTCCGGGAGGTCCGGCCCGATGCGATCATTGTGGCTGCGTCCACCGTTTACCGGGTGCGCGACTGGCTGGGCGAACTCGGGTTGCGTGTCCCGCGCGATATCGGGCTGGCCGTGGCCGCCGTGCCATGGCAGGACGCGACGATTTCCGGGATCGACGAGGATGTGCCCGCCATCGGCGCGCATGCGGTCGAGACGGTTGTCGGCATGATCCATCGCAACGAACAGGGGGTGCCGCCCCGCCCGCTCAGCCTGTTGCTCGAGGGCATCTGGGTCGCAGGCAAAACGGCCCGCAAGGTCAGGACTCGCCGCGCGGCCGCCTGA